The following are encoded together in the Leptidea sinapis chromosome 29, ilLepSina1.1, whole genome shotgun sequence genome:
- the LOC126973624 gene encoding uncharacterized protein LOC126973624: MDEKLIESVKKFPCIWNTSSEFYKCNETKDAAWDQIIIETNISDVTTAKSRWKQLRDNHRDALKRQNATRSGQARKQRKEWKYQKAMSFLLPYMSNRDRSTNFTPLDHSVSETSNPPNTIEESSRESCNFLPSNSNNLPSADDPKNPTASESLPSTSKKRKNDEILDYLKKNQERREVLERERIELKNMMSASDKYDEIDLFFLNLAASTKKLPYYFQLQIKKTCFNAVMSAEESNLQHSWYSPNNYGYSTGSTPTSDNINTSIDTPSASDNINTSINIPSASDNINTSLNIPSASDNTNTSVNIPSASDNINTSIINPSALQIPTTQDIETSAAEPTEPNENAVNFETDYDF; the protein is encoded by the exons ATGGATGaaaaacttattgaaagtgTGAAAAAGTTTCCGTGCATTTGGAACACATCTTCAGAATTTTACAAATGCAACGAAACAAAAGATGCTGCGTGGGACCAAATTATCATTGAAACAAACATATCGGAtg TTACAACTGCCAAGTCGCGATGGAAACAACTGAGAGATAACCATCGGGATGCCTTAAAAAGACAAAATGCAACAAGGAGTGGACAGGCTAGAAAACAACGAAAAGAATGGAAATATCAAAAAGCCATGTCATTTTTATTGCCTTACATGAGTAACAGAGACCGGTCAACAAATTTTACGCCCCTGGACCACTCAGTAAGCGAAACTTCAAATCCGCCAAATACCATTGAAGAGAGTTCACGGGAATCATGCAATTTTTtgccatcaaattcaaataatcttcCTTCTGCCGATGATCCTAAGAATCCAACAGCTTCGGAATCTCTTCCATCAACATCCAAAAAAAGAAAGAACGAtgaaattctagattatttaaaaaaaaatcaagaacgCCGCGAAGTGTTGGAACGAGAACGGATAGAACTTAAAAACATGATGTCAGCCAGTGATAAATACGATGAAatagacttattttttttaaatttggctgCATCGACAAAAAAGCTGCCGTATTATTTTcaacttcaaattaaaaaaacctgCTTTAATGCGGTAATGTCAGCTGAAGAAAGTAATCTTCAACATAGTTGGTATTCTCCGAATAATTATGGTTATTCTACAGGCTCAACACCTACATCAGATAACATCAACACTAGTATCGATACTCCTAGTGCTTCAGATAATATCAACACTAGTATCAATATTCCTAGTGCTTCAGATAATATCAACACTAGTCTTAATATTCCTAGTGCTTCAGATAATACCAACACTAGTGTCAATATTCCTAGTGCTTCAGATAATATTAACACTAGTATCATTAATCCTAGCGCTTTACAAATTCCAACAACCCAGGATATTGAAACATCTGCAGCAGAGCCAACAGAACCCAATGAAAATGCGGTCAATTTTGAGACAGATtacgatttttaa
- the LOC126973602 gene encoding uncharacterized protein LOC126973602 produces MSVIADMPSKKLIHYYLTLLEEEALESEEAEILTIYHLNNSMRKHRFWLRNHIKHRSEHSEYFTFFQTADEETFENSYRVSRCTFYELHSLIEPYIRKQDTNYRNSISSRERLAVCLKYLATGQSFTTMGENFRIGLKSVSRIVEEVCDALWNILQPLVMSQPTENDWKEIAKDFDELWQFKNCIGALDGKHVYIKAPSKTGSSFFNYKKRFSVVLMCLADAKRKIIMADVGSMGRFSDAGIFDNSIFGKSLKEKRLNLPQPVPFYQGGAKMPFVFIGDEAFPLMENFMRPYPRDGLNAEKKIFNYRLSRARRIVEATFGVLTRKWYVYHKDFECKIETVDKVIKATCVLHNYLIQRQPNYINNIENNMEQSLLSVGDIIETQHSSNDGYQVREMYCSYFNNQGKVPWQDTRILKRIYNSQ; encoded by the exons ATGTCAGTGATAGCAGACATGCCATCGAAAAAGTTGATACATTATTACCTTACATTGCTTGAGGAAGAAGCGTTGGAGTCAGAAGAAGCCGAAATACTTACCATATACCATTTGAACAATTCTATGAGGAAACATAGATTTTGGTTAAGAAATCATATCAAACATCGTTCAGAACACagtgaatattttacttttttccaAACAGCTGATGAAGAAACTTTCGAAAATTCTTATAGAGTTTCAAGATGTACTTTTTATGAACTTCACTCCCTGATTGAACCATATATTCGGAAACAAGACACAAATTACAGAAATTCAATTAGTAGCCGTGAAAGATTAGCGGTGTGTTTAAA gtATTTAGCAACCGGCCAGTCATTTACAACGATGGGAGAGAATTTTAGAATTGGATTGAAAAGTGTATCAAGAATTGTTGAGGAGGTTTGTGATGCTTTATGGAATATATTGCAACCTCTTGTCATGTCACAACCAACAGAAAACGACTGGAAAGAAATCGCAAAAGATTTTGATGAACTATggcaatttaaaaattgtataggTGCTCTTGATGGCAAGCACGTATATATCAAGGCTCCCTCGAAAACCGGGTCCTCGTTTTTCAACTACAAAAAGAGATTTTCTGTAGTATTGATGTGTTTAGCTGATGCCAAAAGGAAAATCATAATGGCTGATGTGGGATCTATGGGAAGATTTTCTGATGCAGGAATTTTTGATAACAGCATTTTCGGAAAGAGTCTAAAAGAAAAGAGATTGAATTTACCTCAGCCGGTACCATTTTATCAAGGTGGAGCAAAAATGCCGTTCGTATTTATAGGAGACGAAGCTTTTCCATTAATGGAAAATTTTATGAGGCCTTACCCACGTGATGGACTTAacgcagaaaaaaaaatttttaattaccgATTATCAAGAGCACGTCGTATTGTTGAGGCAACTTTCGGTGTATTGACGAGAAAGTGGTACGTGTATCATAAAGATTTTGAATGCAAAATAGAAACAGTTGACAAGGTAATAAAAGCAACATGTGTTTTgcacaattatttaattcaaagacaacctaattatataaacaatattgaaaataacatGGAGCAATCATTATTATCAGTTGGTGATATTATAGAAACACAACATTCTAGTAACGATGGTTATCAAGTTCGTGAAATGTATTGTTCATACTTTAATAATCAGGGGAAGGTACCATGGCAAGATACTCGAATTTTGAAAAGAATCTATAATAGTCAGTGA